In Ooceraea biroi isolate clonal line C1 chromosome 1, Obir_v5.4, whole genome shotgun sequence, the genomic stretch AATAAAAACAGGATTTactgttataaattaatatattacttttataccTTAATTATTAGCGTGGCAATCGGCAGTCTTACGAGCTCTCTGGTGTACCAAAACAAATCGGGATGATTGCATATCTTTCTCAACGCTGACAACGCGATGAGGAATCTCGCTCTATATCTTCTGCTGCTATTCTTCTCGTGCAAAACATAGGATACATCTTCAGAGCAgaggtattttttatatagctTCTTCTGCTCATCCGTTAAACtgcaaaataatatctaaaatcgaagaagaaatcgctatttatataataacaaggaaagaaaaattaatatataaagaaacattaatataaaaagaaaacctGTTCGTTCTTCCCCGGCAACGTAAGATGATGCTTCACGTCGGCCTTCGTTCTACGGAGCATATACGGGGCAATTGTATCCTTCAGCATAGTAGCCACGTGGAGAGCCGTCGCCTCCTGTAACGGCGACGCGTTCGCGTAACCGCCGCGCGTTATAGGGGCCGCGCAATGTTCCAGAAATGCGGGCAAAGTACCTAATTTGCCAGGTAGAATGAAATCGAACAGAGACCACAATTCTTTTAGAGAGTTCTGCATCGGACTACCAGTTAGAAGCAATCGATGCGGTGTTGAAAATCGTTTCACCACTAGGCTCACCTGCGAACCGATTATTCGAgctaatcaaatttaatttaattcaaactaattattaatttaattattctgttGATTACTACCAATGAGTAATGTATAATGgagagaataaatataatgatatacacgtataaaaggaatttaataattctttctcCCAATGTTAAAGCCCGCAATTACCTTCGCTTGCGGATTACGAATCTTGTGGCCTTCATCGAGGATAACGTAATGCCATTGATTAGACACGAGTAGATCTTTGTGTCTTAAGACACCGTTGTAAGAAGTAACGAGTATTCCGCCGGTTTGTAAAGATTCTATCAAATCCTCTGGATCTCCTAAAAGAAACAGCGCGAATATCACAGTCATATTttagagaaagaaacaaaagtaACGTCTTGCGTTTtacgtataattttttaaactgttcagaattaaatttctcgcGTATTTTGATATTGATAATGTATTGGTAATGCCGCGCAGACAATTATGCAtcgcttttaatattaaatttaatattgaattttggtACATTTGTGCCTACCATTGTAACCACCAGAATGATGAAGTACAACGACTCTAAAGAAAGGCCACCATTCGTGAAAGTGCTTCACCCATTGCTCCATTAAAGTAGCAGGGCATACAACTATTGTTGGGCCCAAACCCCTGAATCTGCAAATCGTACATATTTATCTTTCAAGCACTAAAATATCGATACTACTTTCAgattatagataaatataaaataacggaaattaaaaaatgagatataaatagcataatataaattcttcCTTTTGAGAAATATTCTACAGATCTCGTATGTTAATTCTATATTAAAGAACATATTCTGTACCTTCCGTTGTGAGAGAGCAACTCACTACAATCCAAGCCCGCAAGAAACCCGATAACTTCTACGGTTTTTCCTAATCCCATTTCGTCGCCCAACAGGCCGCCCAATTTGCGACTATGTAATTCCCAGAGCCATTGAATCGCGACTCCTTGATACCTGCACGAACAAAGTTTATGATTAAACagagaaaattattgaaaaatccTTAATCTTTCCCCTAATTGTAACAAATTGTAAGCCGgatattatattgatttaaatacaaaaatgttattaattgaagcaataaataaaaataatttttataaaaacatttatgatatatatgtgcatattaAAGAACtaccaaaattatttaatattaacttgTTTACCTGTACAATCTTTTCCAAATACTTTGTGGCACCTTAaagatattatcaattttgtgcATTGCTTCATCCTTGGGATAACTGTTTGTTTCCATCCTTTGCTGGAATATCCGATTGTCCCCATCGTCCCGAGCTGTAGAAATattcagataaaataatatgtcgtaaagagagtaaaaataaaaaataaataataaactaatgATCAagtaaacaattaaataatatgtcaGAAATAGTATAACATCAATTCACTATTACATattacgtacttctttttagACGCATACACCCTGATTTTAccaaaatttttcgttttttggaTGCCTTATCTTCTACatctaaaagaaaatttcaattCTGGTTAATAATTAGGTAATTTTTGAGCATAGTTGCACATATCGTATATTAATATCACCAGAATCGATTTCCTTATCACTGGGAACATATTCACTTCCTGAACTGACGTCTGTCTGTACAGCTTCATTTATTATGCTTGAAGGACCTGCTTTGTCTGCGACGTGTAGAATGTTATCCTCAGTATTTTCATTCACTTTGGATTTTTGAGATCTTTTACTAGCTCTTGTTTCCGTACTGGATAATGTTTTGACTTTTTTGGCCGACACTGAATCATCTGTTTTGATAGGAGGTCTCTTAGGcgtctttttcaattttctcctTTGCTCTGCAAGAGCAGCTTGCTGCTTAAAGTACTTTTCAAGATCAGACAACTCAGATTTTTTATTGACACTCCTgttaatatagaatataataaattattttgctcTACTCGAATAAATTTGCTTTAACTTGAatcaattaattgattttaaatacaaatcaaattttattcataatgtTATACCCCTTTCCTGATTCCGAGACTGACTGCTTAAGTACAGCTTCGAAGGGAGTAATCTCTCCAGTTTCCACCTGCTTTTGCAATATTGTCTTTTGATTCTCTTTgccattattttcttcatttttttcgatattctgACCATCATTCTTCTGTGCTTCCTTTAGTGGCTGATTATTCGTATTCGTACCACATTTAATATGCTCCAATATCTTTCGCAAAATGCTCTCCTCTGTTTGAACATGTACTATctgcaaatatattatcatatttttaatattaataattagtgATATTCTTTTCGgcgaaataattacttttaattaattaattttgaattgaTATTTTGAAATGCCTTGAAAAAGACGTTTACGTTCATAAACGCGGCGTATGACACGTGTTGTGCAATATTGaatcatatataattgtttaataatatttgattacCTTCTCTAAATCATTGTGAAGCTCATAGTCCAGCATGCGTTCTACCGCATAGCTGTCATTACAGATCGATGCATCACCATCGTTTTTACCTGTCTCTGCCATGGAACCACATAACCACAACAGCTGCAGGATTTTGCGTTTTCTCTATAGACTTATCGAGTTACCTGTTTTTCTACTACCGCGAACTTAGCTCCGAAAATCAAATCCGCACCTCACTTCAATCCGTTATCCTCTTAGTGAATTATGCTATCCTGATACTTCACGTGATCCGGCAAACGTAAATTCGCCCATAGATACGACGCGCAGTAGAAACTGTCGCAAGGGTCCGTCGATTCTGAAGATCAGCGCGCCTTCatgtgtataatattgtaGCTTAGCTAGAACTAGGCATTCAATCGAGAAAGTGAGGAAATCAACAGAGATAAAACTGTATGTatctacaataaaatatatattttacatttaatataaaatcgtgtttttcttcatttttacatttataaataaatatataatattataggcTGTTTCTTACCATATAAGCACAGTCTTGGGCTTGATGTTCTCGTTTGACAcgtaaaagattaattaacgataaagTTGGATAAGATTAGAAAATCAATAACATACATTATCGCAGAGATAAttgttcatttatttattttgtgataaaaataGGTTCTTATACTATAAGACATTAAATGCGAGTCCCCTCAATGCATCGTTCCAATCAAAGCAGGTAAACGACTTTACATTTCCTTTTCCGCATTCGTATTACTTTGAAACTGCGTTTCGTAGAAACCGTTCACAACATCCACCAGCGATTTAACCTGCACAGTCGTGATCTTCGTTACGTATTGCAGGTAGTCCGTGATGTGCTTGTGATAGTGTTTCAGCGGCAGGCCGGACAGCGATTGCGCGTTTTGCAGGAAAGTGTCGGTCTGTTTTTCGTAGCGCCACGAGAGGCTCATTAGTGCCAGAGTGAGCAACGAGCTGATCACGAAGAACCATAAGACTAGACAAGTGAGAGATCGGCATAGCCCAGTGCCTGAAATAATTCAGCAGTCATCGAACAATTGATGATGTTAAATCAGAGATCGGATTGAAAgggtgaaaattatattacctGTAGCTTTGTCTGAtttacgcgcgcacacgttgGACGACAATTCTGCCAATCTTGCATTGTTATCATCGTTGTTCCGAGAATTGCCCGTATTTTGTGTTTGGGACTCAATCTTACCTCCACTCGTCTTGCTCTCCTTCTCTGcgttcctcttctttttcttcttgctcTCCTTCTTTGTTGTTACCTCTCCCGTCTCACCTGAAACGTACAATGTAAGAGTGTACGTAATTCAAGCTAGGCAGTGAACAATTTACCTGAAAATGTGAAACTTACTTAGTCGACGCAATTTCTCCTCCTCTATGATGACCTTGACGTTGGAGAGATAGGTGACGATGTTACGAGCACATGCTTGGCACTCGCGCATGTTACTGCACGGTCCTGCAACACTGGCTACAGCCTCGGTCAGTGGATTCTCCTTCAAGTCCAGCCATCTCAAGTTCTTTAATTCGCTCAGGCTCAGAGGCAATCTGCTAATCTGCAAGTCAATTGttacgtaaatatatatatctctcgtttgcaattttaagatactctaatataaagtaataaaaaaaataaaatataaaataaatataatataaaaataaaaaaagctgttataacaataaaatgaatttacCTTATTAGCATACAAGTCGAGATGTTTCAACTGAGTCATTGCgccaaaattttcaggaagtTCGACCAACATATTTCTGCTAAGATccaattttacaatttgttTCAAGGTTACAAAATTGGCCTGTAAAAGACTTTGCCTTAACAACAAATTACAGTTATGATATACATGAGTAAAACTGATAATACGTACCGGTAATGAAACCAAGAGATTAGTCGATAGATTTACATTGGTAGCTTTTCTAAGGGATGCCTGAAATTatgatatcaaattattaatagagaatatttaagaatatatataataaaatttataaaataatatgcaattaCTTCTCAAATAACTAAAAAACTCATTGTTAAATCGTTTTAagcttatatttaaaaaaaggattattgaaaaatttttcatgaatactCAATAGTTGTACATTTTACAATTGCTTCTACTTtagtaaaaaaaatgtttaaaaaatttgggAGTAACATCTTTTGTAGGAtcttatatacaataatatcaaaattaatacatttatttaaatgatatattatatatttagccccgttttatgttaaaagaaaaaaaatcactcACGATCTCTCGCACAGGCACTTCTTCCAGGTCGCATAAACTGAGATCCAAACAGtcatcttttaatttatctttcacaTCTTTCAGTTTTAACTTGACGGTCATTGTTGCGAATTTAAAATGTACAGTGCAGAACAGGGAAACAGATGTAACCGCCTGGCGTGTTCCGTATGCTCGCAGCGTCAGGTTGCGATTACCGCAATGAGACGCGATAACCTGCGCGTATACTCCGTGCAAGGTGGTTTATCCTCGAGCTCATAGCCCACAATCACACAAGTTGCCCACGTAAGCAAGGTACATTCAGGAACGTTTGACACATGGGATACCAAACATTCACGTGGGTGAAAAGCATGGACTATGCAGTAGACAACTGTGCGAACTTTTATTCCTTTCTCAACtctgtaaatataaatgtatgtagaATTGCGTGttctatgtatttattttgtagTTTACAgcagtttaatttatttataacattttcccTTTTCATTTAACATTCAGAGagcgtgaaataaaatataaaaatttctctccCTAGACGACTACACCAATCACAAGCGCGCAATCTTTTTTTCGGGTTCTCCGTCGGTACTTCCGGTAACTACAGGTTCATTCTACTGTTGTGTGTTTTATGATTGAACGACAAAGTGTGAGATAGAACAGACCAAATTACTTGCTTGTTAATAAACTGTGGAATATTGAAGCACGAAGGGTATTTAGATAacagttttggaaaaatattttcgttcatacaattAGATCGTGAAAGTGAACTCACGAAGCttaacgaacgaacgaacgatcACAAGAAAGACACATCACCAGTCcgttttctatttattttggaGAATTGATTgcgcattttaatatataatttttatatttcctacAAGATAATTGTCCGCACAAAATGTCCACGCGATACATGAAGAGGATCTACGGCGGCAATGCCATTCGCGAGGAAAATAACGAAGCTGCCAGCGACACGGAGGTGTCAGTGACGAATGACACCAAGTCCAAGTCCTTCAACGTTTTCGACGTGGTAtgtcataataaattacacattATTATTGTCACAGAATTATCTACGATTTTTCGTTCGAATAGCAATGTTACTGACACGACGgttcaaaatttttaacagTTAAGTCAGAGCTCGGACAACGATGAGCAAGATACTAGTGATAAGCAAGATAACGAGGACCTGGTTGCGAGTGATGGCAACGAAAATTGCAACGACATGAAacgcaagaagaagaagaagaagcggagGAAGCCAGAGAATATTAAGAATCAGCAGTTGCAGCAGCACGATGTGGAAAGTAATGACAGTGTGGATGAAGTTGAACGAAGCATATGGGAAGTGAATAAATTGTTGGGAGAGCCAAGTGTGGCAGGTTGCAGTAATCAAATTTTAGAACCACAatggattaataataaatctaagGAAGACGTACTGATTGTGCAGCACAAACATCTGAATCCGTATAATGAATTAAAGAGAATCTTTGGCAGTAAAACTGTGGAAGCCGAACAGAGGTGAAACTGCTTCTTACATATCTCGCTGTATTTTCTGTAACGTTTTCTTAAGGCTCTgctacatataaatttttgttagcGCTGTTTActacagataaaaatatttaatacagataaaattatttaataatgatcgtttttaaatatagacaaaaaacagaataattaaatttatatacatattgtgaCTAGGTCGATAACGTATGCATGGGTAACCAAGAGAAAACTTTCTTTTTGCAGCAAGACAAGAAACAGAGGTCGTTCCGGACACTTAAGGAAGACGTGGTTGGTCAGTCCACGCGACAATTGGCCACCACTAGGTAAATTCGGCTTGACAATGTCTTTCGATCATGGCATGGACGATACAGGGAATGCACAATATTTTGTATACCAGCACAGCTCTTCGTACAAACAGATCCAATTGAAATTTCTGCGGGCTGTTGAAAGTTTAAATCCAGAAAATATAATCGTGAGTGTCTGTGACAGATAACATTGATTATAttcttctattatataattgtattaaactATTCTCCGTTCCAGAGCATAATAAATGCACACCCTTACCACGTGGACGCTCTCCTGCAGACGTCCGAATTGTGTAACGTAAGCGAGGATCTGGCGATGGCAGCGGAATTCGCCGAACGAGCCTTGTACAGTCTGGAGTGCGCGTTCCATCCGTCCTTCAATCTAACGACCACGCAGTGTAGATTGGATTACAGGAAGCAACAAAATCGCGCACTTTTTATAGTACTCTTCAAACACCTTGGATTTGTCGGCGGACGGGCTTGTTACAGGTGAGCGTCGTGGTGATACGCGGCTGGCAGCATGCCGGAAGAGAATATTATCGGACGAATGAAAAAGAATGAGGGAGTCACATTGAAATTTCAGAACGAGCTTGGAATTTTGCAAGCTACTTCTGTCGTTGGATCATGCCGATCCACTGGCGGTGATCCTATTCATTGATTTCTACGCCTTACGAGCCAGGGAGTACAAGTGGTTCGTCGAGTTCTGCAATCTGTGGGAGAGCTCCCGCAATTTATCCCAGTTACCGAACATAGCATACAGCCTGGCCCTGGCTCACTTTCACCTGGGAAACAAAGCCGACGCCGACAACCTTTTGCAAAACGCTCTCATCATGTTTCCGGGCGTGCTCGCGCTCTTGCTGGAAAAGTGCAGCATACAAACGGACGCTAAGGTATCGCGGGCTCCGAGATAGATGATAAAGTATGACGATGAGAGCCCGCAGACATTGACTACTTCActgaaatatcttatttacTAGGTAATGTATCACGCATTTTTCAACTCTCGAGCGCAAGCCAGCACGCCACCGGCCTTGGAGAAgctgcaaaatttatacgtgcTGCGTAGCTTCCACCTTTGGAAGGAGGCAGACATCTTGCCGTGGCTGAAAGAGTGCGTTCACGCGGTGCTGAATCGAGTTGAGTCCAAGGACGATTACGTCAAGTTCTGTGACGTGAAGCGCGGAAAACGCTATCAAGGGAGACtaccaaaaaatattttaaggcATATCATACTAGCGGACTTGAAAGAAGTTACGGTTATCGTCCAAGAGGTAACGTGCCATACTTTGCATATCGTTAAGCTAacgaaatgtattaatataagatatttttattaaaagtcgtATATATATCGCTCGCTCCAGGTTCATAATGAAAATCCGGTGTTATCGCACGATCCATTACCGCCAACGGACAGCATCGACATTTACAGGAGGCCTACAATGAATACCAGAGCACCTCCAAGCAGTTCAAatttcgtttctctctttttctcctcgcTGTTCACAAATCTCGACGATGAGACGGCAGCTGCTGCTTTAAACGGCTTAAATTTATtgtaagtatgaaaataaggaaaaaaataattttttcaaaagacAAAGTTATGCTCTCTTCTTATCTCAGCCTACACAggcaatttataaaatgttaaacataatttattaattattttaaataaattaatgaggTTTAATGCAACTAAAACTgctagatattaattataatgattttcTTTCCAGCGAGGAGAATGATGATCATGCATAGTAGCAACTCTTTCCTAATTACGTGGAacttgataatgataataacacCTATAGAAATTGtgcagttttaataatatacgaaATATAAGAACATACAAATAACTGATAGCAGATAGCAGTGATCCAGTAGGGATCATTTCAGgatcatttaattttacgtATAAAGAAGTGGCTGCGATATCAAATCCGGAGTTTTCATCGGTGGAGAGTCAAGTAATTTCTGAATATGTATGGCAATACCGCCATCATCGTGCACGCAATTAAATCGATCAGCGATCATTGTAACATCAAAAGTTAtcgtgtatatatgtgtacgcGTTGGAAATATGGTGGAAGTATCTATATTGCAGTAGATGGAATACGCTGTAAATCCTATATATGCATCTCATGTACactgtatacatgtatatcgtTCATATATCGCGAACGATCATTGCACCGAATATAAAAGATACGAATAAAACGCTGTTACATTAATTCGCGCAACGTCGTGGACTCGCACTCCAAACTCAAATACACCagtagaattttataaaaagaagtaCAGGAGATTAAGTCTTTCTTACAAGCGATTCGGAATCctcgaattattattattaattgctttCCGCGGCCGTCAAGTGAAGGCGGAAGAAAATCGCCCGGCAGAGACTTACACTAGTGAATGACAACACTCGCtgggaattatttcaatcggCGTGCTGATCttgtttattacttttaaaccATACTATGAAACACGGGATTGTAACGACAGATACCAGGACCGCATTCTTGGTAAGCCTTCTTCGTGTGACAGACCGTGTAGAATTCTGGGTCGCTGGCCAACAACGCACCGCCGTACCACACCGCGCAGCGCTGCTTGTGATGCGATATCACGCGTACGTCTATCGGTTTTGGCTGGAACAAGCAAAATTCATTCAATAAAGTAAGCGTTACAGGTCTTTCttgaatgaattttattcACTGATATATTCACCGTAATATGACTGCCGCTTAGCGTCTCGCTGAGCTTCAGTCGCGTATCGACGATCTTTTTGATGTCGCGTTGCAGCCGTCTACCGAAGTCCTTGAACATGGTAGAGCCTCCCGATAGTACGATATTACTGTATAACGGTCTCCTTACATCGATTGGGCAGTTTTGGATCACATCATCGACTATTTCGTTAAGCGGTGTTGTAAAATCCGGATtggaaaactaaaatattcataaatacaaATGCAAGTCGTGAACAGTCGACTGAAGACTGTGAGTGAACTGAACAATTAATCATATCTACACGTAACTTACTTCCGGATGAAAGAATATTTCCGGTCCAAGGAACCTCTCGTATCCAACATCCACAACAAACGGTTGCTTCGTGATACTGTTAACGCCCTCGTACTTCTTGATCTTCGTGGGGTCGCTGTCGTATTTGGCGAACTCTTTCGATATATCCGGGCATATGTAACAGTATTTCTCTTTGATCGACTTCGCCGTCTCCAGTGATTGCTCGGGTGGTATGCCGATCTCCCGTTCTCTCAACAAGCTTTGTATAAAATAGGTAATGTCACGACCGGCGATGGGAATGTGCTTTATACAACTGCCTATGACGAAACCCTCCGCCTGTAAGAGTACGCATCATTACGTTCCGCAATATGTTAGAATTTTAAAATCAGATCTGGCACATGCTTCTGTACGTACTACTGGAATCACGTGAGTAACACCGTCTCCACTGTCAACGACGACGCCCGTCAAGGTGCGGTCCTCCACGTTCTTAGCTGTCCATGAAGCTGCCAAGGCGAGAACAGCCTGCACAGCTATGTAAAGTCCCGGTACGTTAAAAGACTCGAACATGATCTCCGCCGTGTACTCGCGATTTTCCGGCGTGTTCAGTGGCGGTTCCGTCAGCAAGAAGTAGTGATCTTCGGGTTCTGACCTGAGgtatttaaaaatgcattGCTGCAAGAACTTCTCCATCAAGTCCCAGTCCTCCACCAATCCATGTCTCACAGGATACTGCAGATTAACGAGCatacatttattagtacaaatCGCCGAAGGTAATCTCCTTTCCATCCGAGATAACATTTTCTGGATAAGTACTTTAACTGAATATCCGGTGGCCTCGAAGGCTTCGTCCCCAATATAAGCGTCCAAATCTTCCACGCCCTTTGTGATTCGCCTGGCATTATTGTCACCAACCTTGGCCGTTTCTTTGATCGCAATCGCTGATGGTATAGTCAATTGAGGCTCCTTATTGCCAGCGAACCCCAACTTCGTATACCTACCAGACAGTTCAGTGATCATTAGCAAAGCTGATGGATCTTGCGAGTGTTCTTATCTATAATCGGATGCGTTAGACTATCCAGTATATCTGTATGCGTGCAAGAATGCTACATGACATCGATCATGTCTTTCTTTCTGCTCTCTGCGAGCATGAAGCGGTCAAATTATCTAGGCACGAGGCAGCCGAATTACATAGTTCAAACGGAAAGATAAACTTTCAAGATATTACAAAGATACTTGATTATTGAACATTACGGTATAGAAAAGCATTAAATGCGTGCGATCGTGCGTTcatcaatataatttatcatagaGCAAATTTTCCAGGATGAAAGTTAATCTAGGTTGCACGTGAATCATCAGGGAGGTCCGACCGCACTTTGCCGAGCGGTTTATCTTTAGCGTGTGTCATCGCATTGACAGATCAGTCggcaacctaacctaatcggCTCCACCCCTGAATCGGCGATCCACCGCGCTCCTCTCGTCGGTCACGGGGGGGTTGCACTTACCCTGTGCCTACGTCGATGACGCACGCAGGCAGACGTCCGAGCATGATTCCGGCCTCCGCGACGACCGCTTATCCCGGCGAAACACAGACACCGTGCCGACGACGGTCGTGGCTAACCATCAAGCCACCGCGCTTGACCGATACCACGCCTCTCGGAGCGCGTACCGCCGCGCCACTATGGCGTTTACTCCAAGTTTCACAGTAAAAAAATCGTTGGGAATCATCATCGCAAGGAAAGTAGTGAGAAAAATGCTGAAACGACGATGCGGATCTCTGTACCAAGTATGTAAGTTTCGTGTACTTGTCTGTAAGGCGACtattacatgaaaaaaa encodes the following:
- the LOC105282775 gene encoding DNA excision repair protein ERCC-6, which gives rise to MAETGKNDGDASICNDSYAVERMLDYELHNDLEKIVHVQTEESILRKILEHIKCGTNTNNQPLKEAQKNDGQNIEKNEENNGKENQKTILQKQVETGEITPFEAVLKQSVSESGKGSVNKKSELSDLEKYFKQQAALAEQRRKLKKTPKRPPIKTDDSVSAKKVKTLSSTETRASKRSQKSKVNENTEDNILHVADKAGPSSIINEAVQTDVSSGSEYVPSDKEIDSDVEDKASKKRKILVKSGCMRLKRTRDDGDNRIFQQRMETNSYPKDEAMHKIDNIFKVPQSIWKRLYRYQGVAIQWLWELHSRKLGGLLGDEMGLGKTVEVIGFLAGLDCSELLSHNGRFRGLGPTIVVCPATLMEQWVKHFHEWWPFFRVVVLHHSGGYNGDPEDLIESLQTGGILVTSYNGVLRHKDLLVSNQWHYVILDEGHKIRNPQAKVSLVVKRFSTPHRLLLTGSPMQNSLKELWSLFDFILPGKLGTLPAFLEHCAAPITRGGYANASPLQEATALHVATMLKDTIAPYMLRRTKADVKHHLTLPGKNEQILFCSLTDEQKKLYKKYLCSEDVSYVLHEKNSSRRYRARFLIALSALRKICNHPDLFWYTRELGSDEDINLSDEMLEKFGYWKRAGKMTVVRSLLKIWQKQGHRVLLFTQGRQMMHILESLLQQDGYTYLRMDGTTAMSQRQQTIQTFNNDSSYFVFLLTTRVGGLGVNLTGANRVIIYDPDWNPATDAQARERAWRIGQNKQVTIYRLITAGTIEEKMYHRQIFKLLLSNKVLDEPHQRRLFKTSDLVELFNFNEPIDGESSESDRLFRESKLTPVSSNFSLSKIEKMRRLASTISKKISATARSTVNEDRNLDDGSCGGKHDEQNNNSRCAETPAANNDITEDRASPFEQINTQKSLPACIDDLNANSDDDINKQNGAKSKTDESEQNVAPTRSETSSFLEKESESVLSNDKTKSSSDHRRKRHKKGRKKKSVSAIFEGERVSCLLGRRLGRSDGNGQLISTTDDDYVLKKLFAKSTVSSAFQHEAVLSNARYNDDGENTMQRFARESAQESMEFVRQSGKFCWRPA
- the LOC105282787 gene encoding leucine-rich repeat-containing protein 59; this translates as MTVKLKLKDVKDKLKDDCLDLSLCDLEEVPVREIASLRKATNVNLSTNLLVSLPANFVTLKQIVKLDLSRNMLVELPENFGAMTQLKHLDLYANKISRLPLSLSELKNLRWLDLKENPLTEAVASVAGPCSNMRECQACARNIVTYLSNVKVIIEEEKLRRLSETGEVTTKKESKKKKKRNAEKESKTSGGKIESQTQNTGNSRNNDDNNARLAELSSNVCARKSDKATGTGLCRSLTCLVLWFFVISSLLTLALMSLSWRYEKQTDTFLQNAQSLSGLPLKHYHKHITDYLQYVTKITTVQVKSLVDVVNGFYETQFQSNTNAEKEM
- the LOC105282779 gene encoding transcription factor 25, yielding MSTRYMKRIYGGNAIREENNEAASDTEVSVTNDTKSKSFNVFDVLSQSSDNDEQDTSDKQDNEDLVASDGNENCNDMKRKKKKKKRRKPENIKNQQLQQHDVESNDSVDEVERSIWEVNKLLGEPSVAGCSNQILEPQWINNKSKEDVLIVQHKHLNPYNELKRIFGSKTVEAEQSKTRNRGRSGHLRKTWLVSPRDNWPPLGKFGLTMSFDHGMDDTGNAQYFVYQHSSSYKQIQLKFLRAVESLNPENIISIINAHPYHVDALLQTSELCNVSEDLAMAAEFAERALYSLECAFHPSFNLTTTQCRLDYRKQQNRALFIVLFKHLGFVGGRACYRTSLEFCKLLLSLDHADPLAVILFIDFYALRAREYKWFVEFCNLWESSRNLSQLPNIAYSLALAHFHLGNKADADNLLQNALIMFPGVLALLLEKCSIQTDAKVMYHAFFNSRAQASTPPALEKLQNLYVLRSFHLWKEADILPWLKECVHAVLNRVESKDDYVKFCDVKRGKRYQGRLPKNILRHIILADLKEVTVIVQEVHNENPVLSHDPLPPTDSIDIYRRPTMNTRAPPSSSNFVSLFFSSLFTNLDDETAAAALNGLNLFEENDDHA
- the LOC105282778 gene encoding actin-related protein 3; this encodes MLGRLPACVIDVGTGYTKLGFAGNKEPQLTIPSAIAIKETAKVGDNNARRITKGVEDLDAYIGDEAFEATGYSVKYPVRHGLVEDWDLMEKFLQQCIFKYLRSEPEDHYFLLTEPPLNTPENREYTAEIMFESFNVPGLYIAVQAVLALAASWTAKNVEDRTLTGVVVDSGDGVTHVIPVAEGFVIGSCIKHIPIAGRDITYFIQSLLREREIGIPPEQSLETAKSIKEKYCYICPDISKEFAKYDSDPTKIKKYEGVNSITKQPFVVDVGYERFLGPEIFFHPEFSNPDFTTPLNEIVDDVIQNCPIDVRRPLYSNIVLSGGSTMFKDFGRRLQRDIKKIVDTRLKLSETLSGSHITPKPIDVRVISHHKQRCAVWYGGALLASDPEFYTVCHTKKAYQECGPGICRYNPVFHSMV